Proteins encoded in a region of the Neodiprion lecontei isolate iyNeoLeco1 chromosome 5, iyNeoLeco1.1, whole genome shotgun sequence genome:
- the LOC107217320 gene encoding uncharacterized protein LOC107217320 isoform X1: MELHTPKRESRALGLQDGLPCSPPMCDTMLYPWNWGEEARNVNLSPGSSCSSPEYRDRGVAAVRGSAGTGVNENGNADSAGAGTRSSSSESHRRGRPRADALTNLMMQGSTSPSSIKCTFCNRVFPREKSLQAHLRTHTGERPYPCDYPGCTKAFTQSGQLKTHQRLHTGEKPFLCTESGCEMRFTHANRHCPDHPYATLTRSDDFVLKPVTGNTDLPHDVTRWLERYKMSREREDRTPTGKSERKKKAWKCSMDNHKRTKSRKGLMMDATGEQENVERKIQSSQRLYCGESQDSQEESQDEDPVEACAMLQISEDEESTQTSKLPITPVRRSLDRLQPKKRWLREACLEQQLAKPLRWDPPSNGPQNSDSAQLDIEIAQGQFGTSWNEGSCITEQTSDSSLSTFNDTCYKSETEILDSVSLGSNPNSDISWDLSIKVPPIDNEVTVENCSAEIGFGDNSTSVNQHCWDSLAREILPNNNTKAFNVSPIAASSHWALTNSLFEEQLPQSNFTPVKNNPNQRSAASALSCTRENERRPTVLMLARSCANPGVKEAAPNNKTALNQDNVNERTGAKVVVIKQEMHQQDNLIPEDNQKWLGALALMELAKTQQEAARVLELNNETRTLVLPANKQYTHL; the protein is encoded by the exons ATGGAATTGCATACGCCAAAGCGAGAGTCGCGGGCCCTGGGCCTTCAGGACGGGCTTCCTTGCAGCCCGCCGATGTGCGACACGATGCTCTACCCCTGGAACTGGGGCGAGGAGGCGAGGAACGTGAACCTCAGCCCCGGAAGCTCGTGCTCGTCCCCGGAATACCGGGATCGCGGCGTCGCAGCCGTGCGAGGCAGCGCCGGAACCGGCGTAAACGAGAACGGGAACGCCGACAGTGCAGGCGCCGGTACTCGTTCCTCATCATCGGAGAGTCATCGCCGAGGGCGGCCGAGAGCCGATGCCCTAACGAACCTGATGATGCAAGGCAGCACGTCACCGAGCAGCATCAAGTGCACCTTCTGCAACAGGGTCTTCCCGAGGGAGAAGAGTCTCCAGGCGCACCTGCGCACTCacacag GAGAACGACCTTATCCTTGTGATTATCCGGGTTGCACAAAAGCCTTCACGCAATCCGGGCAGTTGAAAACACACCAGCGTCTTCACACAGGAGAGAAACCATTTCTGTGTACGGAATCTGGATGCGAAATGAGGTTTACTCATGCGAATCGGCATTGTCCGGATCATCCCTATGCGACGTTGACGAGATCCGATGACTTTGTGCTCAAgccggtaaccggaaatacaGATCTGCCTCACGACGTCACACGATGGTTAGAGCGATACAAAATGTCAAGGGAAAGGGAGGATAGAACGCCAACTGGAAAGAGTGAGCGTAAGAAAAAGGCGTGGAAGTGCAGTATGGACAATCATAAGAGGACAAAATCCAGAAAAGGCCTGATGATGGACGCTACTGGTGAACAAGAAAATGTGGAGCGAAAAATTCAGTCCAGTCAAAGGCTCTACTGTGGGGAAAGCCAAGACAGCCAAGAGGAAAGCCAGGATGAGGATCCGGTGGAAGCCTGTGCCATGCTTCAGATATCCGAAGACGAAGAATCGACTCAGACGAGCAAACTCCCCATAACTCCGGTTCGCAGATCACTGGACAGACTCCAGCCAAAGAAACGCTGGCTAAGAGAAGCCTGCCTTGAACAACAGCTCGCAAAGCCGCTAAGATGGGATCCGCCATCAAATGGTCCGCAAAACTCTGACTCTGCTCAACTGGACATTGAGATTGCCCAGGGCCAGTTCGGCACCTCATGGAACGAAGGTTCTTGCATCACAGAGCAGACTTCAGATTCAAGTCTGAGCACATTCAACGACACGTGCTACAAGTCTGAGACGGAGATATTGGACTCTGTATCTCTGGGGTCTAATCCTAACTCAGATATATCCTGGGATTTATCCATCAAAGTGCCTCCCATTGACAACGAAGTTACTGTGGAAAATTGCTCGGCCGAGATCGGCTTCGGTGACAATTCTACCTCCGTCAATCAGCACTGCTGGGATTCACTGGCGCGCGAGATTCTGCCCAACAACAATACCAAAGCATTTAATGTCTCTCCGATAGCTGCGAGTTCACATTGGGCCTTGACAAACTCATTATTCGAGGAGCAACTTCCTCAGTCGAATTTCACGCCAGTCAAGAATAATCCTAATCAACGCTCTGCTGCGTCTGCGCTGTCCTGCACCAGGGAAAACGAGAGGAGACCTACGGTCCTGATGCTGGCTAGAAGCTGCGCCAACCCTGGTGTCAAGGAAGCTGCCCCAAACAACAAGACTGCATTGAATCAGGACAATGTCAATGAAAGAACAGGTGCAAAAGTTGTAGTGATTAAGCAGGAGATGCATCAGCAGGACAATCTGATACCTGAAGATAACCAGAAGTGGCTTGGTGCACTTGCACTCATGGAACTTGCCAAAACCCAACAGGAAGCTGCCAGAGTTTTGGAGCTGAACAACGAAACGAGAACCCTTGTATTACCTGCCAACAAACAGTACACGCATCTTTAG
- the LOC107217320 gene encoding zinc finger protein GLI1 isoform X2, with product MTDRCQLCLLTGGNKSVRMEKTTGERPYPCDYPGCTKAFTQSGQLKTHQRLHTGEKPFLCTESGCEMRFTHANRHCPDHPYATLTRSDDFVLKPVTGNTDLPHDVTRWLERYKMSREREDRTPTGKSERKKKAWKCSMDNHKRTKSRKGLMMDATGEQENVERKIQSSQRLYCGESQDSQEESQDEDPVEACAMLQISEDEESTQTSKLPITPVRRSLDRLQPKKRWLREACLEQQLAKPLRWDPPSNGPQNSDSAQLDIEIAQGQFGTSWNEGSCITEQTSDSSLSTFNDTCYKSETEILDSVSLGSNPNSDISWDLSIKVPPIDNEVTVENCSAEIGFGDNSTSVNQHCWDSLAREILPNNNTKAFNVSPIAASSHWALTNSLFEEQLPQSNFTPVKNNPNQRSAASALSCTRENERRPTVLMLARSCANPGVKEAAPNNKTALNQDNVNERTGAKVVVIKQEMHQQDNLIPEDNQKWLGALALMELAKTQQEAARVLELNNETRTLVLPANKQYTHL from the exons ATGACTGACCGTTGTCAACTGTGTCTATTAACAGGTGGAAACAAGTCGGTTAGAATGGAAAAAACAACAG GAGAACGACCTTATCCTTGTGATTATCCGGGTTGCACAAAAGCCTTCACGCAATCCGGGCAGTTGAAAACACACCAGCGTCTTCACACAGGAGAGAAACCATTTCTGTGTACGGAATCTGGATGCGAAATGAGGTTTACTCATGCGAATCGGCATTGTCCGGATCATCCCTATGCGACGTTGACGAGATCCGATGACTTTGTGCTCAAgccggtaaccggaaatacaGATCTGCCTCACGACGTCACACGATGGTTAGAGCGATACAAAATGTCAAGGGAAAGGGAGGATAGAACGCCAACTGGAAAGAGTGAGCGTAAGAAAAAGGCGTGGAAGTGCAGTATGGACAATCATAAGAGGACAAAATCCAGAAAAGGCCTGATGATGGACGCTACTGGTGAACAAGAAAATGTGGAGCGAAAAATTCAGTCCAGTCAAAGGCTCTACTGTGGGGAAAGCCAAGACAGCCAAGAGGAAAGCCAGGATGAGGATCCGGTGGAAGCCTGTGCCATGCTTCAGATATCCGAAGACGAAGAATCGACTCAGACGAGCAAACTCCCCATAACTCCGGTTCGCAGATCACTGGACAGACTCCAGCCAAAGAAACGCTGGCTAAGAGAAGCCTGCCTTGAACAACAGCTCGCAAAGCCGCTAAGATGGGATCCGCCATCAAATGGTCCGCAAAACTCTGACTCTGCTCAACTGGACATTGAGATTGCCCAGGGCCAGTTCGGCACCTCATGGAACGAAGGTTCTTGCATCACAGAGCAGACTTCAGATTCAAGTCTGAGCACATTCAACGACACGTGCTACAAGTCTGAGACGGAGATATTGGACTCTGTATCTCTGGGGTCTAATCCTAACTCAGATATATCCTGGGATTTATCCATCAAAGTGCCTCCCATTGACAACGAAGTTACTGTGGAAAATTGCTCGGCCGAGATCGGCTTCGGTGACAATTCTACCTCCGTCAATCAGCACTGCTGGGATTCACTGGCGCGCGAGATTCTGCCCAACAACAATACCAAAGCATTTAATGTCTCTCCGATAGCTGCGAGTTCACATTGGGCCTTGACAAACTCATTATTCGAGGAGCAACTTCCTCAGTCGAATTTCACGCCAGTCAAGAATAATCCTAATCAACGCTCTGCTGCGTCTGCGCTGTCCTGCACCAGGGAAAACGAGAGGAGACCTACGGTCCTGATGCTGGCTAGAAGCTGCGCCAACCCTGGTGTCAAGGAAGCTGCCCCAAACAACAAGACTGCATTGAATCAGGACAATGTCAATGAAAGAACAGGTGCAAAAGTTGTAGTGATTAAGCAGGAGATGCATCAGCAGGACAATCTGATACCTGAAGATAACCAGAAGTGGCTTGGTGCACTTGCACTCATGGAACTTGCCAAAACCCAACAGGAAGCTGCCAGAGTTTTGGAGCTGAACAACGAAACGAGAACCCTTGTATTACCTGCCAACAAACAGTACACGCATCTTTAG